One part of the Phragmites australis chromosome 3, lpPhrAust1.1, whole genome shotgun sequence genome encodes these proteins:
- the LOC133911977 gene encoding uncharacterized protein LOC133911977 → MAATSTALSLAFSSLLRPTPRTGPQPQPRPSNPKLPKPLRLSLASAAAAPRLAAVPDGVAIADVVEKDWTFLDSPSTHLQRALAAGALTPASRVLAVTPTASFVGALLASSPCELLVAAHESLYVLAGVKEAHDEVRCFHLEGGGGGRGGGVVEAVPERFDDFDAVFVCYFPGMGISAAALLKSLTKRCSKGARVVIFLDQGRENLEQHRREHPDVVTSDLPSRSSLENAASGNKYEIAEFADDPSLYLAVLQFQG, encoded by the exons AtggccgccacctccaccgccctctccctcgccttctcctctctcctccgcCCAACCCCCAGAACCGGTCCCCAACCCCAGCCGCGACCCTCGAACCCCAAACTCCCTAAACCCCTCCGCCTCAGCCTCGCCTCGGCGGCCGCGGCACCCCGCCTCGCCGCCGTACCCGACGGCGTCGCCATCGCCGATGTTGTGGAGAAGGACTGGACCTTCCTCGACTCTCCGTCCACGCACCTCCAGCGCGCGCTCGCCGCGGGGGCGCTCACGCCGGCGTCTCGGGTGCTGGCCGTGACGCCCACGGCGTCCTTCGTGGGTGCGCTCCTCGCATCCTCGCCCTGCGAGCTCCTGGTGGCTGCGCACGAGTCGCTGTACGTGTTGGCTGGGGTCAAGGAGGCTCACGACGAGGTGAGGTGCTTCCACCTGGAGGGTGGGGGCGGGGGCAGGGGCGGCGGCGTGGTGGAGGCTGTGCCAGAGAGGTTCGATGACTTCGACGCCGTGTTCGTGTGCTACTTCCCCGGGATGGGGATCTCCGCCGCGGCGCTCCTCAAATCGCTTACCAAGAGGTGCTCCAAAG GTGCAAGAGTTGTCATCTTCTTAGATCAAGGCAGGGAGAATTTGGAGCAGCACCGGAGAGAGCATCCTGATGTTGTAACATCTGATTTGCCCAGTAGGTCCTCGCTGGAGAATGCTGCATCCGGGAACAAGTATGAAATAGCAGAGTTTGCTGATGACCCTAGCTTGTACCTTGCTGTTTTGCAATTTCAaggatga
- the LOC133911978 gene encoding uncharacterized protein LOC133911978 produces MPGAASASGSGIWSRRRDEITFDRLQKFWNDLPPQARQDLLKLDKQTLIEQARKNFYCSRCNGLLLESFAQIVMYGKSLQQEASDIGRLSTTAESRIMLAEHDGAQDPSVHPWGGLSTTKDGILTVLDCFIKAKSLLVLQNVFDNARAREREREMLYPDACGAGGRGWISQGMASYSRGYGTREMCALHTAHLSCDTLVDFWSALGEETRSSLLRMKEEDFIEKLMYRFESKRFCRECRKNVIREFKELKELKRMRWEPRCTSWFCVADTAFRCEVFEDAVIVDWRQSLSWADGSYHHFEWAIGTDEGESDVFGFEDVGMNSQVHRNGINLDQFEDYFITLRAWRLDGHYTELCVKAHALKGQSCVHHRLVVGDGFVTITKGESIRSFFEHAEEAEEEDEDDTMDTDGNDLDGDGSHPQKHAKSPELAREFLLDAAAVIFKEQVEKAFREGTARQNAHSVFMSLALKLLEERVHVACKEIITLEKQNKLLEEEEKEKREEQERRLKRRTKEREKKHRRKERLKEKGNDKGKRLVVSKSPDGISSSSLSNSSTSTNNDSTNTLNPRHSASEEEDNVEVSDLCSPDRRTDHSSSCGEINGQNNVHCNAVTEVCLTGSSDLGTLEQSKFSRRSPRSRKDFPQDQSGWYDDYCLDESEKNGDLQWQSRERTRNSDGACNAVSTTNNRTRDRHVCNSCSCGHQEDYRDMDNCFVSTVRSGREMKMARTIGGEKPRVQYRRCYPLDSFIVSKKNVIPKQVWEPMNARKKTNLDNTTKASGSICNVDPLKPVDCDTSGCQKLGDRCEPLPLNSESSRDIYISETDQPCETSERNQDASCDVTLVVNKHKCYSTNDEGSKHDEEPMTNSASSDSSSSCMTEGDRESTMSSTTSCAQNPDSSSSDSEESPDRINSALDTPPLRTASRSLLETCAGNGFREYQPKATRPAHNDRFGFGISPFQDQLLHHRSMHVPPHSSATMGLHNHSWAAPTNGNFQYARPSHLYSSPLVFGVPGNQFVDYPVQYSNVNPYPASAFSHMPPVPIHKAAASFRVMPPPPPCQNGAQQISAHPHRAMNLEMHPSKLKPLSLKDLPEDKKKLQDADASFSLFQFNLPIASPVPPSSIDDKTGELAERTPLTQVQAQVCSGEQTDVKEYNLFSSKDSGVFSFM; encoded by the exons ATGCCGGGGGCTGCGTCGGCGTCGGGATCGGGGATCTGGTCTCGGCGGCGGGACGAGATCACGTTCGATCGCCTCCAGAAG TTCTGGAATGATTTGCCTCCTCAAGCACGGCAGGATCTCCTCAAATTGGATAAGCAAACTCTCATTGAGCAAGCACGCAAGAATTTCTACTGCTCAAGATGCAATGGGCTACTTTTGGAAAGTTTCGCACAAATAGTTATGTATGGCAAGTCACTGCAGCAAGAAGCTTCAGATATTGGTCGTCTGAGCACAACTGCTGAGTCAAGGATTATGCTAGCGGAACATGATGGGGCTCAGGACCCATCAGTTCATCCTTGGGGAGGTCTTTCAACAACAAAGGATGGCATCCTTACAGTTCTTGACTGCTTTATAAAAGCAAAGTCACTACTGGTTCTTCAGAAT GTATTTGACAATGCACGAGCAAGAGAAAGGGAACGGGAAATGCTTTATCCTGATGCCTGTGGTGCAGGTGGCAGAGGATGGATTAGCCAAGGGATGGCTAGTTATAGCAGGGGGTATGGAACAAGAGAAATGTGTGCTCTGCACACTGCTCACCTCTCATGTGATACGCTGGTGGATTTCTGGTCGGCGCTAGGTGAAGAAACTAGATCATCTCTTCTGCGGATGAAGGAGGAAGATTTCATTGAAAAACTTATGTACAG GTTTGAAAGCAAGAGATTTTGCCGAGAGTGCCGAAAGAATGTTATCCGTGAATTCAAAGAGCTGAAGGAACTAAAGCGCATGCGATGGGAACCTCGCTGCACCAGTTGGTTTTGTGTTGCAGATACTGCTTTTCGATGTGAG GTGTTTGAGGATGCTGTCATAGTTGATTGGCGCCAATCTTTATCATGGGCAGATGGATCTTATCATCACTTTGAATGGGCTATTGGGACAGATGAAGGAGAATCTGATGTTTTTGGCTTTGAAGATGTTGGAATGAATTCCCAAGTCCACAGAAATGGAATTAATCTTGATCAATTTGAGGACTACTTCATAACTCTGAGAGCTTGGAGGCTTGATGGCCACTACACGGAGTTGTGTGTAAAAGCACATGCCTTGAAGGGTCAATCATGTGTCCACCACAGGTTGGTGGTGGGTGATGGCTTTGTGACGATTACAAAGGGCGAAAGTATCAGAAGTTTCTTTGAGCATGCTGAAGAGGCCGAGGAAGAGGAC GAAGATGATACCATGGATACAGATGGAAACGATCTTGATGGTGATGGATCCCATCCACAGAAGCATGCCAAGAGCCCTGAACTAGCAAGAGAATTTCTTTTGGATGCCGCTGCAGTGATATTCAAAGAACAG GTTGAGAAGGCCTTCAGAGAAGGTACAGCAAGGCAAAATGCACATAGTGTTTTTATGTCTCTTGCACTAAAACTTTTGGAAGAACGAGTTCATGTAGCATGCAAAGAAATTATTACGTTGGAAAAGCAG AATAAGCTTCTtgaggaagaggagaaagaaaagcGTGAAGAACAAGAGCGTAGGCTGAAGAGGagaacaaaagagagagaaaagaagcaCAGGAGAAAAGAAAGGCTGAAAGAAAAGGGAAATGATAAGGGGAAAAGACTAGTTGTATCAAAATCGCCAGATGGTATTTCATCGTCATCTCTAAGCAACTCTTCAACATCTACTAATAATGATTCAACAAATACTCTCAACCCAAGACATTCAGCTAGTGAAGAGGAAGATAACGTTGAAGTTTCGGATCTCTGCTCTCCTGACAGACGTACCGATCATTCTTCTTCGTGTGGAGAAATTAATGGACAAAATAACGTCCACTGCAATGCAGTGACAGAAGTTTGTCTAACGGGTAGCAGTGACCTTGGCACATTAGAGCAATCAAAATTTTCTAGACGAAGTCCAAGGTCAAGAAAGGATTTTCCTCAAGATCAGTCCGGTTGGTATGATGACTACTGCCTAGATGAATCTGAAAAAAATGGTGATTTACAGTGGCAGTCAAGGGAAAGGACAAGAAATAGTGATGGAGCTTGTAACGCAGTATCTACTACAAATAATAGAACAAGAGATAGGCATGTGTGCAATTCTTGTAGCTGTGGCCATCAGGAAGACTACAGAGATATGGACAACTGTTTTGTGTCAACCGTTAGGTCTGGTagggagatgaagatggcaagaaCAATAGGAGGTGAGAAGCCTAGGGTGCAGTACCGTAGATGTTATCCATTGGATAGCTTTATAGTTTCAAAGAAAAATGTAATTCCAAAGCAAGTGTGGGAGCCAATGAATGCTCGAAAGAAGACTAACTTagacaacacaactaaagctTCAGGATCAATTTGCAATGTCGATCCACTGAAACCAGTGGACTGTGATACCAGTGGATGTCAAAAGCTTGGTGACCGATGTGAACCGCTGCCTCTGAATTCTGAAAGTTCCAGGGATATTTATATATCAGAAACAGATCAGCCATGTGAAACAAGTGAGAGAAATCAAGATGCTTCTTGTGATGTAACTCTTGTGGTGAATAAACATAAGTGCTACTCGACAAATGATGAAGGTTCCAAGCATGACGAAGAGCCGATGACGAACTCCGCCAGTTCTGATAGCTCATCTTCATGTATGACTGAGGGGGATAGAGAAAGCACCATGAGCAGTACGACCTCTTGCGCTCAAAATCCAGATTCATCTTCATCTGACTCAGAGGAATCTCCCGACAGAATTAACAGCGCCCTAGATACTCCACCATTAAGAACTGCTTCACGGTCTTTACTTGAGACATGTGCAGGAAACGGTTTCAGAGAATACCAACCAAAAGCTACACGCCCAGCTCATAATGACAGATTTGGATTCGGTATATCCCCTTTCCAGGATCAGCTGCTGCATCATCGAAGCATGCATGTACCTCCACATTCGTCAGCAACAATGGGGCTTCACAACCATTCTTGGGCTGCTCCAACAAATGGAAACTTCCAGTATGCCCGGCCTTCCCACTTATATTCTAGTCCACTCGTATTTGGAGTGCCAGGGAACCAATTTGTTGATTATCCGGTACAGTACAGCAATGTAAATCCTTACCCGGCATCAGCCTTTAGTCATATGCCTCCAGTGCCCATTCACAAGGCTGCAGCAAGCTTCAGAGTCatgcctcctccaccgccttgtCAGAATGGGGCTCAGCAGATTTCTGCTCATCCCCATAGAGCCATGAATCTAGAAATGCACCCTTCTAAGTTGAAGCCGTTGAGCCTGAAGGATCTCCCAGAAGACAAGAAGAAATTACAGGACGCCGATGCGTCCTTCTCTTTGTTCCAATTCAACCTGCCAATAGCTTCGCCTGTCCCACCGTCATCCATAGATGATAAGACAGGAGAATTGGCGGAAAGGACGCCATTGACTCAGGTTCAAGCTCAGGTTTGCTCGGGGGAACAGACAGATGTGAAGGAGTATAACCTGTTCTCCTCGAAAGATAGCGGTGTATTTTCGTTCATGTAG
- the LOC133911980 gene encoding metal tolerance protein 4 translates to MEANGHGGDDDARAPLLAGRRRNSVGSMRGEFVSRLPKKVLDAVDPERPSHVDFSRSKGLLEGEREYYEKQFATLRSFEEVDSLEESNEINEEAELAEQNQSEFAMKISNYANIILLVLKVYATIKSGSIAIAASTLDSLLDLMAGGILWFTHLSMKSINVYRYPIGKLRVQPVGIIIFAAVMATLGFQVFIQAVEKLIVNQTPDKLSTVQLLWLYSIMIFATVVKLALWLYCRTSGNKIVRAYAKDHYFDVVTNVVGLAAAVLGDRFYWWIDPIGAIALAVYTISNWSGTVWENAVSLVGESAPPEMLQKLTYLAIRHHPQIKRVDTVRAYTFGVLYFVEVDIELPEDLPLKEAHAIGESLQIKIEELPEVERAFVHLDFECDHKPEHSILSKLPSSQP, encoded by the exons ATGGAGGCGAACGGGCACGGGGGGGATGACGACGCGCGGGCGCCGCTCCTGGCCGGGCGGCGGCGCAACTCGGTGGGGTCGATGCGCGGGGAGTTCGTGTCGCGGCTGCCCAAGAAGGTGCTCGACGCCGTCGACCCCGAGCGCCCGTCACACGTCGACTTCTCCCGCTCCAAGGGCCTCCTCGAAG GAGAGAGAGAATACTATGAAAAACAATTTGCCACGTTGAGGTCCTTTGAAGAAGTTGACTCGCTAGAAGAATCCAATGAAATCAATGAAGAAGCCGAGCTCGCGGAGCAAAACCAGAGTGAATTTGCCATGAAGATATCTAATTATGCAAACATTATTCTCTTGGTGTTGAAG GTATACGCTACAATTAAAAGTGGATCAATTGCTATAGCTGCCTCGACACTGGATTCATTACTTGATCTCATGGCTGGTGGTATCCTTTGGTTCACACATCTCTCAATGAAGAGCATTAATGTCTACAGGTACCCCATTGGTAAACTGAGGGTACAGCCAGTAGGCATTATCATCTTCGCTGCTGTTATGGCTACTTTAG GCTTCCAAGTATTTATCCAAGCTGTTGAAAAGCTGATAGTGAACCAGACTCCAGATAAATTGAGCACAGTACAACTCTTGTGGCTATATTCAATCATGATTTTTGCAACAGTGGTGAAACTAGCTCTCTGGCTCTATTGCCGAACATCTGGTAACAAGATCGTCCGTGCTTATGCTAAG GATCATTATTTTGATGTTGTCACGAATGTCGTGGGTTTGGCTGCTGCTGTCCTTGGCGATAGGTTCTACTGGTGGATCGACCCAATCGGTGCAATTGCCCTTGCAGTCTACACAATTTCAAATTGGTCTGGGACAGTGTGGGAGAATGCAG TATCACTAGTAGGTGAAtcagctcctccagaaatgctTCAGAAGTTGACATATCTGGCCATTAGGCATCACCCTCAAATTAAGCGTGTCGATACGGTTCGGGCATACACCTTTGGGGTGCTTTACTTTGTTGAG GTCGACATCGAGCTCCCTGAGGACTTGCCACTTAAGGAGGCACACGCCATCGGAGAATCACTTCAAATAAAGATCGAGGAGCTCCCTGAAGTCGAGCGAGCATTCGTTCACCTCGATTTCGAGTGTGACCACAAGCCGGAGCACTCAATTCTTAGCAAGCTGCCTAGCAGCCAACCTTGA